CGTCACACCGTACGGCCGCGCGCTGATCGACTTCGCGCTGTACCTGGGCAGGCTGTGGGCCGGACAGGCGGTGCGCTGCAGGGAGGCCGGGGTGCCGCGCGAGCGCAGCCGGTTCCCGGGAGCCCATGCCGGACCTTTCTGCGCCGTATCGGAGCCTTTGCCGCACCGTGCGGCAAGGGTTCCGCGAGTTGGACCCCTCGCGACCGATCATTCGATGTGGGGCGGCATGGTGGGCGGGTTCGACTGATCCGTTGGATGTGGCTCAGGTTGTGGGGGACGGGATCCCCGGCGGCAGGCCGAGGTCTGCGCAGGGGGGACCGCTTAGGCGTGGCTGCGTGACCTCGATGTCACCATCATCTGAGGCCGAGGAGCGTGAGGGGGCAGCGGGGTCGCGGGCGTTGCGACGGAGGCCGGCCGCGATGTCGGTGCCCTCCGGCTGCCCGGAGGGCACCGATGGCGAGATTGCGCCACGTGGCCATTGCGGGGGCAGCGTTGCCGGTCCGTGGATGGGAGGCGTCTCGGCGAAGGTGGTGTCGCGAACGCGTGCAGGATTTCGATCTTCCAATAGCCCGGACTGGGCGGGCGAGCTGGGTCGGGGTGGCCTGCCCGGCGTGGCGGGGCCGGGCCCTTTATGGGATCGGCCCCGCGCTGTTCGCAGGGTGTCAGCTCGCCCAGACCTCGGCCTCGTCGGCCGGGACGGTGGTGGCCAGGCCCAGTTCCTTGCGGGCGGCGACCGTCTTGTTCGGGTCGATGCCGGTGAAGGCCGGGTCGTAGGCGATGTAGAAGGCGTCGGCGTCCGCCGCGTTCGCGGCTGTCTTCCACTCTTCGGCGGTCTTCGTCAGCTGCTCGCGCAGCTTGCCGACCTCCGTGCCCTGGATGCCGTTCAGGCCCTCGAGGTGTGCGTCCAGGGCCGCCGCGACGGCCTTGGCCTGTGCCTTGTAGCCCTCCAGGTCGTCCTCGACGTAATCCTCCTCGGACTGGTTCGACCACAGAGCGTCGTAGACGGCGTTCGCACCCTTCAGGTACGCGGTCTGCTCGGGCTTCAGTGACTTCGCGTCCAGTGAGCCGGTGAACTTGCCCGACTCCTTGGTGTAGGTGCAGCTCACGGCGCGGTCACCCGTCGCCCAGCTCTCCTTGGTCGGGGTGTAGTAGAACAGGGCGACCCCCTTGGGGAGCGCCCAGGTGTCCGGGGCGGACTTCTCCGCCTCGGCCGGGCATCGCTCGTCGGCGACGGTCGAGACCGCGTCGTCGCCGGGGTACGCCTTCTCCTCGTCGATCGTGAATTCGCCGACGACCTGCGCCGTGTGCGCCTCGGCGCAGGGCACGATCTCGACGAGGACCTCCTCGCCCTCGCCCTTGCTGTTCGGGTTGTAGCAGTCACCGATGTTCAGCGAGAACACCGAGCGCTGGCGGGCCGCCTTCTTCGCGCTGTCCTTGGCGCCGTCCACGGCGTCCGAGACTTCCGAGCACCCCACCGCGCCGATCGCGAGCAGGGCGACGACGGCAGATATGCGGCGAACCGGACGGCGTGGGGCACGAGTTGCCATGGCGTGTACATCCTCTTATGGGAACTTTATGGGGGTGGCGTGCGCATCGTATGCCACTCCTGTGACGGGACTGTGCGAGGGTTTCCGCCCACCAGCAGGGGTTTGCTCACCAGCAGGGGTGTACGGCAAGTGCCGGCCCCGGGGCTTGGTGCCGACGCTCGGCCCAGTTCCGCGCTCGGCTCGTCGCAGCCTTTCTGACTCTCAT
This region of Streptomyces chromofuscus genomic DNA includes:
- a CDS encoding septum formation family protein, whose product is MATRAPRRPVRRISAVVALLAIGAVGCSEVSDAVDGAKDSAKKAARQRSVFSLNIGDCYNPNSKGEGEEVLVEIVPCAEAHTAQVVGEFTIDEEKAYPGDDAVSTVADERCPAEAEKSAPDTWALPKGVALFYYTPTKESWATGDRAVSCTYTKESGKFTGSLDAKSLKPEQTAYLKGANAVYDALWSNQSEEDYVEDDLEGYKAQAKAVAAALDAHLEGLNGIQGTEVGKLREQLTKTAEEWKTAANAADADAFYIAYDPAFTGIDPNKTVAARKELGLATTVPADEAEVWAS